The following coding sequences lie in one Arachis hypogaea cultivar Tifrunner chromosome 4, arahy.Tifrunner.gnm2.J5K5, whole genome shotgun sequence genomic window:
- the LOC112798321 gene encoding protein RALF-like 22 codes for MTLVVLLLLVLFCPCNSLSSSSMDLNTSDLNAVSRRVCRKSIVECLAENEMMDSESNRRILAMQQQKRYISYDTLKRDMVPCDRVGASYYNCHARQANPYNRGCEVITACARGVQASHN; via the coding sequence ATGACacttgttgttcttcttcttcttgttctgttCTGCCCCTGCAATTCCCTCTCTTCATCTTCTATGGACCTCAACACAAGTGATCTGAATGCGGTTTCCAGAAGGGTATGCAGAAAGAGCATTGTAGAGTGTTTGGCTGAGAATGAAATGATGGATTCAGAGAGTAACAGAAGAATCCTTGCAATGCAGCAGCAAAAGAGGTACATAAGCTATGACACATTGAAAAGAGACATGGTTCCTTGTGATAGAGTTGGTGCTTCTTACTACAATTGTCATGCAAGGCAAGCAAACCCTTACAATAGAGGATGTGAAGTTATTACTGCTTGTGCTAGAGGTGTTCAAGCATCCCACAATTGA